One segment of Bacteroides caecimuris DNA contains the following:
- a CDS encoding S-adenosylmethionine:tRNA ribosyltransferase-isomerase, whose amino-acid sequence MKEDTRHIHISEYNYPLPDERIAKFPLPTRDQSKLLIYRRGEVSEDVFTSLPEYLPQDSLMIFNNTKVIQARLHFRKETGALIEVFCLEPIQPNDYVLNFQQTAHAAWLCMIGNLKKWKDGRLKREMTVKGFPITLTVTRGECKGTSHWVDFAWDNPEVTFADILEVFGELPIPPYLNRDTEESDKETYQTVYSKIKGSVAAPTAGLHFTPRVLDALQEKGIDLEELTLHVGAGTFKPVKSEEIEGHEMHTEYISVNRSTIKKLIDHDGRAIAVGTTSVRTLESLYHIGVTLAENPYATEEELRVKQWQPYEKYDQIPPVVALQKILGYLDRNGLETLHTSTQIIIAPGYNYKIVKAMVTNFHQPQSTLLLLVSAFVKGNWRTIYDYALAHDFRFLSYGDSSLLIP is encoded by the coding sequence ATGAAAGAAGATACTAGACATATCCATATCAGTGAATACAATTATCCTCTTCCGGATGAACGTATTGCAAAATTCCCGTTGCCTACCCGCGACCAGTCCAAACTCTTAATATACCGTCGTGGAGAAGTCAGTGAAGATGTTTTCACTTCTTTGCCGGAATATCTGCCGCAAGACAGCCTGATGATATTCAATAATACGAAAGTCATCCAGGCACGCCTCCATTTTCGAAAAGAGACGGGAGCACTGATCGAAGTGTTTTGTCTTGAGCCGATCCAGCCAAACGATTATGTCTTGAATTTCCAACAGACAGCACATGCCGCCTGGCTTTGTATGATCGGCAATCTGAAGAAATGGAAAGACGGACGGTTGAAACGCGAAATGACCGTCAAAGGATTCCCTATTACCCTGACCGTTACCCGAGGAGAATGTAAAGGAACCAGCCATTGGGTAGATTTTGCATGGGATAATCCGGAAGTGACGTTTGCCGATATCCTTGAAGTATTCGGAGAACTTCCTATTCCTCCTTACTTAAACCGGGATACAGAAGAAAGTGACAAGGAGACTTATCAGACTGTTTATTCTAAAATAAAAGGTTCGGTAGCTGCGCCCACGGCGGGATTACATTTCACTCCACGAGTATTGGATGCACTTCAAGAGAAAGGGATTGATCTTGAAGAATTAACCCTACATGTAGGAGCAGGCACATTCAAACCTGTAAAAAGTGAAGAAATCGAAGGTCACGAGATGCACACGGAATATATATCGGTCAACCGGAGCACCATCAAAAAACTGATTGACCACGACGGTCGTGCTATTGCAGTAGGGACTACTTCTGTACGAACTCTAGAAAGTCTGTATCACATTGGAGTCACATTGGCTGAAAATCCATACGCTACGGAAGAAGAACTGCGTGTCAAACAATGGCAGCCTTATGAAAAGTACGACCAGATTCCTCCCGTTGTTGCGCTGCAAAAGATATTAGGATATCTCGACAGGAATGGTTTGGAAACCCTTCACACCAGTACACAGATTATCATAGCACCAGGATACAATTATAAAATAGTGAAAGCGATGGTTACTAATTTCCATCAGCCACAAAGTACCTTGCTGCTTTTGGTTTCAGCTTTTGTAAAAGGGAATTGGCGCACTATTTATGATTATGCACTGGCGCATGACTTCCGGTTCTTAAGTTATGGAGATTCTTCTTTATTAATACCATAA
- a CDS encoding NUDIX hydrolase — MPSDNNQEMFPIVDEQGNITGAATRGECHSGSKLLHPVVHLHVFNAQGDIYLQKRPEWKDIQPGKWDTAVGGHIDLGESVEIALKREVREELGITDFTPELLTSYVFESSREKELVFVHKTVYEEEIHPSDELDDGRFWKIEEIKENLGKGIFTPNFEEELKKASLIPSLPK, encoded by the coding sequence ATGCCAAGCGATAATAACCAGGAAATGTTCCCTATCGTAGACGAACAAGGAAATATCACCGGAGCCGCCACTCGCGGAGAATGTCACAGTGGTAGCAAACTGCTTCATCCGGTGGTTCACCTTCACGTATTCAATGCCCAAGGAGACATCTACTTACAGAAACGTCCCGAATGGAAAGACATTCAACCAGGAAAATGGGATACGGCTGTGGGCGGACATATTGATTTGGGCGAAAGTGTAGAAATCGCCCTAAAGAGAGAAGTCCGTGAAGAATTAGGCATCACAGACTTCACCCCCGAGCTTCTCACCAGTTATGTTTTTGAATCCAGCCGTGAAAAAGAGCTTGTTTTTGTCCACAAAACCGTTTATGAGGAAGAAATCCACCCCAGCGACGAACTGGACGATGGACGATTTTGGAAGATCGAAGAAATAAAAGAAAATCTGGGTAAAGGAATCTTCACTCCCAACTTCGAAGAAGAGCTGAAAAAAGCCTCTCTTAT
- a CDS encoding HigA family addiction module antitoxin encodes MSITANNLQSFRPYHPGELVKEELECRGIKQKDFAKKFGLSYSALNETLNAKRPITTEFALLLEAALGINADLLVRMQTDYNIQVARKNNSLLEKLNNIKKIAAVF; translated from the coding sequence ATGAGTATAACAGCGAACAATTTACAATCATTCCGTCCCTACCATCCGGGAGAACTGGTTAAGGAAGAATTGGAATGCAGAGGCATAAAACAAAAGGACTTTGCAAAGAAGTTTGGTTTGTCTTATTCCGCTTTAAATGAGACGTTGAATGCAAAACGACCAATAACCACTGAGTTTGCTTTGCTCTTAGAGGCGGCTTTAGGTATCAATGCCGATTTGCTGGTAAGAATGCAAACAGACTATAATATACAAGTGGCACGAAAGAATAATTCTTTGCTTGAAAAGTTGAATAATATAAAGAAGATAGCAGCCGTATTTTGA
- a CDS encoding phage/plasmid replication protein, with translation MYDKIKLMLYDLPTGYDWQTVLQRTVVKDYFANGTGGKGYWLGRRVIATETYVSFEGSLPKCLWGHNLKTLSLQQVKWLIMKLSKDLGVPMYKAVVESAEFAHNFSMTEPPIMYMQKLDAMKKFRPNEWNGTKYIEDEEVRCKFYDKIQEAKKKRELPKYGRENLPRNLLRYEVTFSTKGLNRLFGRDIVAEELWSKQVFWTLVAEWFGYYEDMVKLPNDCWDVDYHIFESAKDFAKWCICIANADQNLSYYVKHVLFKLRANPQPSDRVLHGQIQKKIQEALEWGKKHLTLPNLTLELTGKIEQYLAGLLEQSADGMSVAEERRIFNTAC, from the coding sequence ATGTATGACAAAATCAAATTAATGCTATATGACCTGCCAACAGGGTACGACTGGCAAACAGTCCTGCAACGTACAGTTGTAAAGGACTATTTTGCCAATGGTACAGGTGGTAAGGGGTATTGGCTTGGACGTAGAGTCATAGCCACAGAAACGTATGTGTCATTCGAGGGCAGTCTTCCTAAATGTCTGTGGGGACATAATCTAAAGACCTTGTCATTACAACAAGTCAAGTGGCTTATAATGAAGTTGAGCAAGGACTTGGGTGTACCTATGTATAAGGCAGTGGTGGAGTCTGCGGAGTTTGCACATAACTTTAGTATGACAGAGCCTCCTATTATGTATATGCAGAAGTTGGACGCCATGAAGAAATTTAGACCTAATGAGTGGAATGGTACTAAGTACATAGAGGACGAAGAGGTGCGTTGCAAGTTTTATGATAAGATACAGGAGGCAAAGAAGAAGCGTGAGTTGCCTAAATATGGAAGAGAGAACTTGCCGAGAAACTTATTGAGGTACGAGGTGACATTTAGCACCAAAGGACTGAATAGGTTGTTTGGTAGGGATATAGTGGCAGAGGAGCTTTGGAGTAAACAGGTATTTTGGACGCTGGTTGCAGAGTGGTTTGGATATTATGAGGATATGGTGAAACTGCCTAATGACTGTTGGGATGTGGATTACCATATTTTTGAGAGCGCCAAAGACTTTGCCAAGTGGTGTATTTGTATAGCAAATGCCGACCAAAACCTGTCTTATTATGTGAAGCACGTCCTTTTTAAACTTCGGGCAAATCCGCAGCCATCCGACCGTGTCCTACATGGGCAAATACAAAAGAAAATCCAAGAAGCGTTGGAGTGGGGCAAAAAACATCTGACTCTCCCTAACCTGACCTTGGAACTGACAGGCAAAATAGAACAATATCTTGCCGGGCTGTTGGAGCAGTCGGCAGACGGTATGAGCGTCGCAGAGGAACGACGAATATTCAATACCGCCTGTTAG
- a CDS encoding helix-turn-helix domain-containing protein: MSMAINMPLGGLIDKSLKGEARFAHEEWLRTYVKRLTNGNKTKLKQALNEVDEAINQWRDGFFISTYDEKLSAVRQGKLNMDSQELEDVYNEETYLQKEGKTGLVADFLYNSIAQYGFINEHHRDAIESAWMFHDMEFLQQQWEYYALVQIRSLRAVIVSMLGTVPTIPETEPQNAKREPKRIEDYPEVFDITLCCELTNYAKDTIYKWTRTREIPCHRSGTNGRKLVFKRDEIVAWMTARKQETKDEFIKRMESQLAARLRK; encoded by the coding sequence ATGAGTATGGCAATAAATATGCCTTTGGGCGGCTTGATAGACAAGTCGCTCAAAGGGGAAGCCCGTTTTGCGCATGAGGAATGGTTGCGCACCTATGTAAAAAGACTAACGAATGGTAATAAGACAAAGCTAAAACAGGCTTTAAATGAGGTGGATGAGGCTATAAACCAATGGCGGGACGGCTTCTTCATATCCACTTATGATGAAAAGTTATCAGCCGTCCGACAAGGCAAACTAAACATGGACAGCCAAGAGTTGGAAGATGTCTATAACGAGGAAACCTATTTGCAAAAAGAGGGTAAAACAGGTTTGGTTGCAGATTTCCTGTATAATTCCATAGCTCAATACGGCTTTATCAATGAACATCACCGTGATGCAATAGAGAGCGCATGGATGTTTCACGACATGGAGTTTTTACAACAGCAATGGGAGTATTACGCTTTGGTTCAAATAAGGTCGTTGCGGGCAGTTATTGTTTCCATGCTGGGAACAGTACCAACGATACCCGAAACCGAACCACAGAACGCCAAAAGAGAGCCAAAACGGATAGAAGATTATCCCGAAGTGTTTGATATTACACTTTGTTGTGAGCTTACGAACTATGCAAAGGACACTATTTACAAGTGGACCCGTACCCGTGAAATACCTTGTCATCGTTCCGGGACAAACGGGCGCAAACTCGTGTTCAAGCGTGACGAAATCGTAGCGTGGATGACTGCCCGAAAGCAGGAAACCAAGGACGAATTTATAAAACGAATGGAAAGCCAGTTAGCTGCACGGCTTCGTAAATAG
- the aroB gene encoding 3-dehydroquinate synthase, translating into MSKQEVILCESLETSLGRAIELCPHDKLFVLTDEHTQRLCLPSLKESGLLKDAVEICIGAEDVHKTLETLASVWMALSTQGATRHSLLINLGGGMVTDLGGFAAATFKRGISYINIPTTLLAMVDASVGGKTGINFNGLKNEIGAFAPANSVLIETEFLRTLDTHNFFSGYAEMLKHGLISNTAHWAELLKFDSSSIDYAALKQLVGRSVQVKEDIVEQDPLEHGIRKALNLGHTVGHAFESMALAENRPVLHGYAVAWGIVCELYLSHLKVGFPKEKMRQTIQFIKENYGVFTFDCKKYDQLYAFMTHDKKNTSGTINFTLLKDIGDICINQTADKDTIFEMLDFYRECMGI; encoded by the coding sequence ATGAGTAAACAAGAAGTTATTCTCTGCGAAAGCTTGGAAACGAGCCTCGGTCGTGCCATTGAGCTATGTCCGCATGACAAATTATTCGTCCTCACAGACGAGCATACCCAGCGTCTTTGTCTCCCCTCTCTAAAAGAATCGGGTCTGTTGAAAGATGCTGTAGAAATCTGTATCGGAGCAGAAGATGTACATAAAACTCTGGAAACACTCGCTTCCGTCTGGATGGCATTAAGCACTCAAGGGGCTACCCGCCACTCTTTACTTATCAATCTAGGAGGAGGGATGGTGACAGATCTAGGAGGTTTTGCCGCAGCTACATTCAAACGGGGCATTTCCTATATCAATATACCAACCACCCTGCTCGCTATGGTGGACGCATCAGTGGGGGGTAAAACAGGAATCAACTTCAACGGACTGAAAAATGAAATCGGTGCTTTCGCTCCGGCAAACAGTGTATTGATTGAAACGGAATTCCTACGCACATTGGACACACACAATTTCTTCTCCGGATATGCTGAAATGTTGAAGCATGGGTTGATTAGTAATACGGCACATTGGGCAGAATTGCTCAAATTCGATTCCTCTAGTATTGATTATGCAGCTCTCAAACAATTGGTAGGTCGATCGGTACAAGTGAAAGAAGACATCGTAGAGCAGGATCCCCTCGAACATGGAATCCGCAAAGCATTAAATTTGGGACACACCGTAGGACATGCGTTCGAAAGTATGGCACTGGCAGAAAACCGTCCTGTATTACATGGATATGCAGTAGCTTGGGGAATTGTGTGCGAACTGTATCTTTCTCATCTCAAAGTAGGTTTCCCGAAAGAGAAAATGCGGCAAACGATCCAGTTTATCAAGGAGAATTATGGCGTATTTACCTTCGACTGCAAAAAATATGACCAATTGTATGCCTTTATGACGCATGATAAAAAGAATACTTCAGGTACTATCAATTTCACCTTACTGAAAGATATCGGAGACATTTGCATCAATCAGACTGCCGATAAGGACACTATCTTCGAGATGCTCGACTTCTATCGCGAATGTATGGGAATTTAA
- a CDS encoding site-specific integrase translates to MARTKIVLFKSNIRRDGSCPVCLRVAKEDKTKYIDLQLSATKGQWDELASRFKKDKRVNPNYENYNALLNRYEVRKDEILQKFMEERVNWTLNQFEEEFLGMSKQGKVYDYFMRQVENLKATRHIGNAKVYERTLHMLAKYDDKIEERLFSELDVKYINRFNLEMEKDGCCGNTRKYYLKTLRAVINKAIKEREASSNTYPFGKGGFEIGKLAEETAKRYLSPHDLELIKNSPQQNPVLELSRRVFLFSYLCFGMSFIDEAMLTKNNIDTFGTEEHIVYKRQKTQNAKNAKPITIPVTPAIREQLEWFKANTALTGNYLLPIITRDYEGEQLYDHIRSRYKRINDGLKQLGKLLRIRMNLTTYVSRHTMAMTLQGNDVPREIISQALGHRNLTTTNVYLDSFSTSVLDRVAKIL, encoded by the coding sequence ATGGCAAGGACAAAAATCGTGCTTTTCAAAAGCAACATTAGAAGGGACGGAAGCTGCCCCGTCTGTTTAAGGGTGGCAAAAGAGGACAAAACAAAGTACATCGACTTGCAACTGTCGGCAACGAAAGGACAATGGGACGAATTGGCATCCCGATTTAAAAAAGACAAGCGTGTCAATCCTAACTACGAAAATTACAATGCGTTGCTGAACCGTTATGAAGTTCGAAAGGATGAAATCCTACAAAAGTTCATGGAGGAACGGGTAAACTGGACGCTTAACCAGTTCGAAGAGGAGTTTCTTGGTATGTCAAAGCAGGGTAAGGTTTATGACTACTTCATGCGACAGGTGGAAAACCTAAAAGCCACAAGGCATATCGGTAACGCAAAAGTCTATGAGCGTACTTTGCATATGCTGGCAAAGTATGATGACAAGATTGAGGAACGACTGTTTTCCGAGTTGGATGTAAAGTACATCAATCGGTTTAACCTTGAAATGGAAAAAGACGGCTGTTGCGGAAACACCCGTAAATACTACCTCAAAACATTAAGGGCGGTTATAAACAAGGCGATAAAAGAGCGTGAAGCCTCATCAAACACCTATCCTTTCGGTAAGGGTGGCTTTGAAATCGGTAAGCTGGCAGAGGAAACAGCCAAACGCTACCTTTCACCACATGATTTGGAGCTGATAAAAAACTCGCCTCAACAAAATCCTGTGTTGGAGTTGTCCCGTAGGGTGTTCCTGTTTTCCTATTTATGTTTCGGTATGAGTTTTATAGATGAAGCCATGCTGACTAAAAACAATATTGACACGTTTGGGACAGAGGAGCATATCGTTTATAAAAGACAAAAGACACAGAACGCTAAAAATGCAAAGCCTATAACAATACCTGTAACCCCTGCCATAAGAGAGCAGTTGGAATGGTTTAAGGCAAATACTGCTTTGACAGGCAACTATTTGCTGCCAATAATAACAAGGGATTATGAGGGGGAACAACTGTATGACCATATCCGTAGTCGTTACAAACGTATAAATGACGGTTTAAAGCAATTAGGCAAGTTGCTCCGTATTCGTATGAACCTGACTACCTATGTCAGCCGTCATACAATGGCCATGACCTTACAAGGCAATGATGTCCCCCGTGAAATTATCAGCCAAGCGTTGGGGCATCGTAATCTTACAACGACAAACGTATATCTTGACAGTTTTTCAACAAGCGTATTAGACAGAGTAGCTAAAATCCTTTAA
- a CDS encoding TonB-dependent receptor produces MKRFSAGLVLMLLCTFSIFAQNKVITVSGRVVEADTKEPAAQATVQLLSLPDSAYAAGIASSNQGWFTLPKVKAGKYVLKVSYIGFRTKFVPVQLSANTTDKKMGTIALDPDAVMLKEAVITAEAPPVTVKADTTEYSAAAYPVPEGSMLEELVKKIPGAEVSDEGKITINGKEIKKIMVDGKEFFSDDPKVSMKNLPANMIEKVKAYDKKSDMARITGIDDGEEEPVLDLTVKKGMKKGWIGNLIAGYGSQERYEGGVMISRFKDDSSISVIGSANNTNNKGFSEFGDAGQGLGGGNAGSGITTAQSLGINFAKDTKKFQIGGHVQYGHSDNDARRKTSSETFLGETSSFAQSENYSNRNRHDFKVDFRLEWRPDTLTTIIFRPNGSYSQTESSNSSWSKTENNLHSPVNEKEAASSSKSHNASFNGTLMAFRRLNNKGRNLYLGARFGYSDSESDSYSNSSTEFFELDSISDIARYTDRNSDSRNWSISASYTEPVFKNHFLQLRYEFAHRKQLSQALVYDSINRYPYPEYMERGYDNDLSTRVENFYDTHTADVSMRGIHPKMMYSVGVGLTPQTSLSETTIGPNYKKNYPEQNVLNWAPSIMFRYMFNKQHMLMFRYRGRSSTPNIEDLQEVIDITDPMNMRYGNPNLKPSFNNSFTLDYRKYVPEAMRSYSVNLYYTNTLNSVANKMTYDPETGARVYKKENVNGNWQARGYFSFNTPLKNKKFTISSNTNARYSDAVSYTSVGNNKNLDQELSTTHNLALGERFTSSYRSELFDLSLSGSVNYNLVRNSKQENSNRETFDYYIGANTNVNLPWQISISTDVNCRFKDGYTGGLNNNEVLWNAQISKNFLKNNSGTIRFKIYDILKQQTNLSRSISETMMSDTEYNTLGSYFMVHFVYRFNTLGGKAGNRHGFGGDPRRGHGFGGGGRPMRF; encoded by the coding sequence ATGAAAAGATTTTCAGCAGGGTTGGTGCTGATGTTGCTATGCACCTTCTCAATTTTTGCACAGAATAAGGTTATTACTGTTTCGGGACGTGTGGTGGAAGCCGACACAAAAGAGCCTGCAGCGCAGGCTACAGTTCAATTGTTATCATTACCCGATAGCGCTTATGCGGCAGGTATAGCCAGTAGTAACCAGGGATGGTTTACTCTCCCCAAAGTGAAAGCCGGAAAATATGTGTTGAAAGTTTCCTATATTGGATTCCGAACCAAGTTCGTGCCGGTACAATTATCTGCTAACACCACTGATAAAAAAATGGGAACCATTGCATTGGACCCGGATGCTGTCATGCTGAAGGAAGCGGTGATTACTGCCGAAGCACCTCCTGTAACTGTAAAAGCTGATACGACAGAATACTCTGCAGCTGCTTATCCTGTACCTGAAGGTTCAATGTTGGAAGAATTGGTAAAGAAGATTCCTGGTGCTGAAGTTAGTGATGAAGGTAAGATCACTATAAATGGAAAAGAAATCAAAAAGATTATGGTTGATGGTAAAGAGTTTTTCTCCGATGACCCTAAAGTCTCAATGAAAAATTTGCCTGCTAATATGATTGAAAAAGTAAAAGCCTATGATAAGAAAAGTGATATGGCGCGTATCACAGGAATTGATGATGGTGAGGAAGAACCTGTTTTGGATTTAACTGTGAAGAAAGGGATGAAGAAGGGATGGATTGGAAATTTGATTGCAGGCTATGGAAGTCAAGAACGATATGAAGGTGGGGTGATGATTAGCCGTTTTAAAGATGATTCCAGTATCTCTGTAATTGGTTCTGCTAATAATACCAATAATAAAGGTTTTTCAGAATTTGGTGATGCCGGACAGGGATTAGGAGGTGGAAATGCAGGTTCCGGTATTACAACGGCACAATCTTTGGGTATTAATTTTGCTAAAGACACAAAGAAATTTCAAATTGGAGGACATGTTCAGTATGGACATTCTGATAATGATGCCCGTCGTAAAACTTCTTCAGAAACATTCTTGGGCGAAACTTCTTCTTTTGCCCAGAGTGAAAACTATTCAAATCGTAATCGTCATGATTTTAAGGTTGATTTTCGTTTGGAATGGCGTCCTGATACATTGACTACAATAATTTTTCGTCCCAATGGTAGCTACTCACAGACGGAATCAAGTAATAGTTCTTGGTCAAAAACGGAAAATAATTTGCATAGCCCTGTTAATGAAAAGGAAGCTGCCTCTTCTTCTAAAAGTCATAATGCATCTTTTAATGGTACTTTGATGGCCTTTCGGAGGTTGAATAATAAAGGGCGAAATTTGTATTTAGGAGCACGTTTCGGCTATAGTGATAGCGAATCAGATTCTTATTCTAATTCAAGCACTGAGTTTTTTGAGTTGGATAGTATTTCTGACATTGCAAGATATACAGATCGTAATAGTGACAGCCGTAATTGGAGTATATCTGCTTCTTATACTGAACCTGTTTTTAAGAACCATTTCTTACAATTGCGTTATGAGTTTGCTCATCGTAAACAATTGTCACAGGCATTAGTATATGATAGCATTAATCGTTATCCATATCCGGAATACATGGAACGCGGATATGATAATGATTTAAGTACGCGTGTGGAAAATTTTTATGATACTCATACTGCAGATGTTTCTATGCGCGGTATTCACCCTAAAATGATGTATAGTGTTGGCGTTGGCTTAACTCCTCAAACATCTTTAAGCGAAACAACTATTGGTCCTAATTACAAAAAAAACTATCCCGAACAAAATGTGCTGAATTGGGCTCCTTCAATAATGTTCCGTTATATGTTTAATAAACAGCATATGTTAATGTTCCGTTATCGTGGACGGAGTAGCACTCCTAATATTGAAGATTTACAAGAGGTGATTGATATTACTGATCCAATGAATATGAGATATGGTAATCCAAACTTGAAGCCTTCATTCAACAATAGTTTCACGCTTGATTATAGGAAGTATGTGCCAGAAGCTATGCGTAGTTATTCTGTTAATTTATATTATACAAATACATTGAATTCTGTAGCTAATAAAATGACGTATGATCCTGAAACTGGTGCACGGGTTTATAAAAAGGAGAATGTAAATGGGAATTGGCAGGCGAGAGGATATTTTTCTTTTAATACTCCGTTGAAAAATAAGAAATTTACAATCTCATCTAATACAAATGCCAGATATAGTGATGCGGTAAGTTATACAAGCGTTGGAAATAATAAAAATTTAGATCAGGAGTTAAGTACTACGCATAATCTAGCTTTGGGCGAACGTTTTACGAGTAGTTACCGTAGTGAACTGTTTGATTTGTCTTTAAGCGGTTCGGTCAATTATAATTTGGTTCGAAATAGCAAGCAAGAAAATAGTAACCGCGAGACGTTTGATTATTATATAGGAGCTAATACGAATGTAAATCTTCCATGGCAGATATCTATTTCTACGGATGTAAACTGTCGGTTTAAGGATGGATACACAGGTGGATTAAATAATAATGAGGTGTTATGGAATGCCCAGATATCTAAGAATTTCTTGAAGAATAACTCTGGGACTATTCGTTTTAAAATTTATGATATCTTGAAGCAACAAACTAATTTATCCCGTTCTATTAGTGAAACAATGATGAGTGATACGGAATACAATACTTTGGGAAGTTATTTCATGGTACATTTTGTATATCGTTTTAATACTTTGGGTGGAAAAGCTGGTAATAGACATGGCTTTGGAGGAGACCCAAGAAGAGGACATGGTTTTGGTGGCGGTGGTAGACCCATGCGCTTTTAA
- the cls gene encoding cardiolipin synthase, protein MIDWNYILSQIATVAFDILYFGAIIGTIVIIILDNRNPVKTMAWILILLFLPIVGLVFYFFFGRSQRRERIIGQKSYNRLLKKPMVEYLAQDCSDVPYEYSRLIPLFQQTNQAFPFEGNRVAVYTEGYTKLQSLLRELQKAKQHIHMEYYIFEDDAIGRMVRDVLIEKASHGVEVRVIYDDVGCWHVPNRFFEEMRNAGIEVRSFLKVRFPLFTSRVNYRNHRKIVVIDGRVGFVGGMNLAERYMRGFSWGIWRDTHIMLEGKAVHGLQTAFLLDWYFVDRTLITASRYFPKVDSCGSSLVQIVTSEPIGPWKEIMQGLTVAITSAKKYFYMQTPYFLPTEQILAAMQTAALSGVDIRLMLPERADNWITHLGSRSYLADVMQAGVKVYFYKKGFLHSKLMVSDDMLSTVGSTNVDFRSFEHNFEVNAFIYDAETALEMKEIFLQDQRESTQIFLKNWVRRSSMQKAAESIVRLLAPLL, encoded by the coding sequence ATGATTGATTGGAACTATATACTCAGCCAAATAGCAACAGTGGCTTTTGATATTCTTTATTTCGGAGCCATTATCGGTACGATTGTCATTATCATTCTTGACAACCGTAATCCTGTTAAGACTATGGCATGGATACTCATATTGCTTTTCCTTCCTATTGTCGGACTTGTCTTTTATTTTTTCTTTGGGCGGAGTCAACGTCGCGAACGTATTATTGGGCAAAAAAGCTACAACCGCTTATTGAAGAAACCAATGGTCGAATATCTGGCGCAGGATTGCTCGGATGTTCCCTATGAATACTCTCGTCTTATTCCGCTTTTCCAGCAAACGAACCAAGCGTTTCCATTTGAGGGGAACCGTGTGGCAGTCTATACCGAAGGATATACCAAACTTCAATCATTATTGCGTGAACTGCAAAAAGCGAAGCAGCATATCCACATGGAATATTACATCTTTGAAGATGACGCTATCGGGCGTATGGTCAGGGATGTGCTGATAGAAAAGGCTTCTCACGGGGTTGAAGTACGGGTTATCTATGATGATGTAGGTTGCTGGCATGTGCCTAATCGTTTTTTTGAAGAAATGCGCAATGCCGGTATTGAAGTCAGGAGCTTTCTGAAAGTACGTTTTCCCTTATTTACCAGTAGGGTGAATTACCGTAACCATAGAAAGATTGTCGTTATTGACGGACGCGTGGGCTTCGTTGGAGGGATGAACTTGGCAGAACGTTATATGCGTGGCTTTTCTTGGGGTATTTGGCGCGATACGCATATCATGTTGGAAGGTAAGGCGGTGCATGGTTTACAGACGGCTTTTTTGCTTGATTGGTATTTTGTAGACCGTACGTTGATAACCGCTTCCCGTTATTTTCCGAAGGTTGACTCTTGCGGAAGTTCTTTAGTGCAAATTGTCACGAGTGAGCCTATCGGACCATGGAAAGAAATCATGCAGGGATTGACTGTTGCCATTACCAGTGCCAAAAAGTATTTCTATATGCAAACACCTTATTTTTTGCCTACGGAACAAATATTAGCGGCTATGCAAACAGCTGCATTGTCTGGGGTGGATATACGCCTGATGTTGCCGGAACGTGCCGATAACTGGATAACTCATCTTGGATCGCGTTCTTATTTGGCAGATGTGATGCAGGCAGGTGTTAAAGTCTATTTTTATAAGAAAGGTTTTCTACATTCTAAGCTGATGGTTTCAGATGATATGCTTTCCACTGTAGGGTCTACCAATGTTGACTTCCGTAGCTTTGAGCATAACTTTGAGGTGAATGCTTTTATATATGACGCAGAAACTGCCCTTGAAATGAAAGAAATATTTCTTCAGGACCAGCGCGAAAGTACACAGATCTTTTTGAAGAATTGGGTCAGACGTTCGTCGATGCAAAAAGCAGCGGAGTCTATCGTGCGTTTATTGGCTCCGCTACTTTAA
- a CDS encoding type II toxin-antitoxin system RelE/ParE family toxin translates to MNVEFEKEYLVELYEKGKTDDKKHRFQPQIINGYLKCVKALLNASRMEDLYQYRALNYEKLKGDKKGLSSLRINDQYRLEFREITNAGNQTVVEICSLVDITNHYK, encoded by the coding sequence ATGAATGTAGAATTTGAAAAAGAGTATTTGGTAGAACTTTACGAAAAAGGAAAGACCGATGATAAGAAACATCGATTTCAGCCTCAAATTATCAATGGCTATTTGAAGTGTGTTAAGGCTCTATTGAATGCTTCCCGAATGGAAGATTTATATCAATATAGAGCTTTGAACTATGAAAAGTTGAAAGGTGATAAAAAAGGGCTTTCCTCTTTGCGTATCAATGACCAATATAGGTTGGAATTTCGGGAAATTACCAATGCAGGCAATCAAACAGTTGTAGAAATATGTTCTTTGGTAGATATTACGAATCATTATAAATAG